The Acidobacteriota bacterium genome window below encodes:
- a CDS encoding VWA domain-containing protein, with the protein MENPGSPSPSALPANWLAFGRLLRQLGMEVGPEAVGSVLEALPLVGLARRSRVRTAARAVLVGRAEEIELFERAFDLFWSPALLPDLGRLELRLRRARRWELAVAGGEKSPSEAPEVAAAMPSASRREALRRRDFASLTESEAAAVRRWLSELPITIAPRRSRRLESWPRGSQVDLRESLRRSRRTAGEVLALARRRRRARPRPVVALVDVSGSMAVYSRLLLCFLYALGGGPRRRTMARVESFVFATRLTHVTRDLRRAHPDEALARAAGRVPDWSGGTRIGEILGEFNRRWSARVLGRGALVLVVSDGWDRGSPEVLRREVARLKRRCHRLWWLTPLLGTPGYQPLTRGLREILPLCDRFLPAHDLASLEDLAELLRQG; encoded by the coding sequence ATGGAGAATCCCGGCTCGCCGTCGCCGAGTGCCCTGCCGGCCAACTGGCTGGCCTTCGGCCGCCTGCTGCGTCAGCTCGGCATGGAAGTGGGGCCGGAGGCCGTCGGCAGTGTGCTCGAGGCCCTGCCGCTGGTCGGGCTGGCTCGGCGTTCGCGAGTGCGGACGGCGGCCCGGGCGGTCCTGGTGGGGCGCGCCGAGGAGATCGAGCTCTTCGAGCGCGCTTTCGACCTCTTCTGGAGCCCGGCGCTGCTCCCGGACCTCGGCCGGCTGGAGCTCCGGTTGCGGCGGGCGAGGCGCTGGGAGTTGGCCGTTGCCGGTGGCGAGAAATCACCGTCGGAAGCTCCCGAAGTCGCCGCCGCGATGCCATCGGCGAGTCGTCGGGAGGCGCTGCGACGGCGGGACTTCGCCAGCCTGACGGAGTCCGAGGCGGCGGCGGTCCGACGCTGGCTCAGCGAGCTGCCGATCACCATCGCACCGCGTCGCAGCCGGCGACTGGAGTCTTGGCCGAGGGGATCCCAGGTCGATCTTCGAGAGTCCTTGCGGCGCAGTCGCCGCACCGCCGGCGAGGTGCTGGCGCTGGCTCGCCGCCGGCGCCGCGCACGACCCCGACCGGTGGTCGCCCTGGTCGATGTCAGCGGATCGATGGCGGTCTACTCGCGCCTCCTGCTGTGTTTCCTCTACGCCCTCGGCGGTGGCCCGCGCCGACGGACCATGGCGCGCGTCGAGTCGTTCGTCTTCGCGACCCGTTTGACCCACGTCACCCGGGACCTGCGGCGAGCCCACCCGGACGAAGCGCTGGCGCGCGCTGCCGGTCGCGTCCCGGACTGGAGTGGCGGCACCCGGATCGGTGAGATCCTCGGCGAGTTCAACCGCCGCTGGTCGGCGCGGGTCTTGGGCCGGGGGGCCCTCGTCCTGGTGGTGAGCGATGGCTGGGACCGTGGCTCACCGGAGGTCCTGCGCCGCGAGGTGGCGCGGCTGAAGCGGCGTTGCCATCGCCTCTGGTGGCTCACTCCGCTCCTCGGGACTCCCGGCTACCAACCTCTCACTCGCGGGCTGCGCGAGATTCTGCCGCTTTGCGATCGCTTTCTGCCGGCCCACGATCTGGCCAGCCTCGAGGACCTCGCCGAGCTTTTGCGGCAGGGCTAG
- a CDS encoding MoxR family ATPase, whose product MSAPGSIGELRESLADAGYFADDDLATSLFLGLRLARPVLLEGEPGVGKTAVAKVLSEVLERPLLRLQCYEGLDLASALYEWDYARQLLHIRLAEAAGEGDREGLRREIFAPEFLLRRPLLEAIDPPSGVAPILLIDELDRADEEFEAFLLEVLAEHQVTIPELGTVRAAQPPAVVLTSNRSRDLADALRRRCLFQWLDYPDFERELRIVEHRVPDAATALATQVVAVVQELRQRDLVKRPGVAETLDWASALVALDQRRVTVETFDRTLGSLLKYREDQATVRQQGLERMIAAAR is encoded by the coding sequence ATGAGCGCGCCGGGCTCCATCGGGGAGCTCAGGGAGAGTCTCGCCGACGCCGGCTACTTCGCCGATGACGATCTCGCCACCAGCCTGTTCTTGGGCCTGCGGCTGGCACGACCGGTGTTGCTCGAAGGCGAGCCGGGAGTGGGCAAGACGGCGGTGGCGAAGGTTTTGTCGGAGGTTCTCGAGCGACCTCTTCTGCGCCTGCAGTGCTACGAAGGGCTCGATCTCGCCTCGGCCCTCTACGAGTGGGACTACGCTCGACAGTTGCTTCACATCCGCCTCGCCGAAGCCGCCGGTGAGGGCGATCGAGAGGGGCTGCGGCGGGAGATCTTCGCCCCCGAGTTCCTCCTTCGCCGACCTCTGCTCGAGGCCATCGATCCACCGTCGGGGGTTGCACCGATCCTGCTGATCGACGAGCTCGACCGCGCCGACGAGGAGTTCGAGGCCTTTCTCCTCGAGGTGCTGGCGGAGCATCAGGTGACGATCCCAGAGCTCGGGACGGTGCGCGCGGCGCAGCCGCCGGCGGTCGTTCTGACCTCGAATCGCAGCCGCGATCTCGCCGATGCCCTGCGGCGCCGGTGTCTGTTTCAGTGGCTCGACTACCCCGACTTCGAGCGTGAGCTCCGCATCGTCGAGCACCGGGTTCCGGACGCCGCCACGGCTCTGGCGACTCAGGTGGTGGCGGTCGTCCAGGAGCTGCGTCAGAGGGACCTCGTCAAGCGTCCGGGGGTGGCCGAGACCCTCGACTGGGCGAGCGCCCTGGTGGCCCTCGACCAACGGCGAGTCACGGTCGAGACCTTCGATCGCACCCTCGGCTCGCTCCTCAAGTACCGCGAAGATCAGGCGACGGTGCGGCAGCAGGGGCTCGAGCGGATGATCGCGGCGGCGCGTTGA
- a CDS encoding PDZ domain-containing protein: MKRYSATIIVFSTLLSFLVFALFAAGQEDEQIPGWAGVTVKAVPSNLPRPDFAEALAELGGRGAMIGKVAKDGPADHAGLRSGDIIYRIDGEAVSSSRDFSSMIRSYEPGDSVSVDLLRRGEFFYVDLDLEEAPEGRLSYKRAWSGLKAIDLPLQLREFWGGGEGQGVLVGEIEPGSPAEFSGLVPGDMILRMDGYEVGSVGTLVSLIRTAGVGNIMLLEVSSHGTLFELDLELAEAPVDRKRAY; this comes from the coding sequence ATGAAACGGTATTCCGCCACGATCATCGTCTTCTCGACGCTGCTCTCCTTCCTGGTGTTCGCGCTTTTCGCGGCGGGACAGGAGGATGAACAGATTCCAGGCTGGGCGGGAGTCACCGTCAAAGCGGTGCCGTCGAATCTGCCGCGCCCTGACTTCGCCGAGGCCCTCGCCGAGCTCGGTGGTCGAGGGGCGATGATCGGCAAGGTCGCCAAGGACGGTCCGGCGGATCACGCGGGCCTGCGCTCGGGCGACATCATCTACCGCATCGACGGCGAGGCGGTTTCTTCCTCGCGCGATTTCTCGAGCATGATCCGCAGCTACGAGCCGGGGGACAGTGTTTCCGTCGATCTGCTGCGCCGCGGTGAGTTCTTCTACGTCGACCTCGATCTCGAGGAAGCCCCCGAGGGGCGGCTCTCCTACAAGCGCGCCTGGTCCGGCCTCAAGGCCATCGATCTACCCCTGCAGCTACGTGAGTTCTGGGGCGGTGGTGAAGGCCAGGGTGTGTTGGTGGGCGAGATCGAGCCCGGTAGCCCGGCGGAGTTCTCGGGCCTGGTGCCGGGCGACATGATCCTGCGCATGGATGGCTACGAGGTGGGCAGTGTCGGCACCCTGGTGTCGCTGATCCGCACCGCCGGCGTCGGCAACATCATGTTGCTCGAAGTGAGTAGCCACGGCACCCTCTTCGAGCTCGACCTCGAGCTCGCCGAGGCCCCCGTCGACCGCAAGCGCGCGTACTAG
- a CDS encoding CRTAC1 family protein yields the protein MTRLLTRSPAASLLAIAWICLATATTPANGQVFEDATTAAGLSFEHFNGMTGELYFPEIAGSGAALLDYDGDGDLDLYLVQGSFLDPAKKAEDALLQPPAKGGDRLFRNDLGKDGKVRFRDVTATAGLRADGYGMGVAAGDYDNDGHVDLYVANYGSNQLWRNRGDGTFEDVTAKSGTDDERWSVAATFSDYDGDGRLDLFILNYVQFDRANKVRCYESSSRRDYCGPSSFPPEPDRLLRNRGDGTFEDVSLKSGIGRQKGAGLGVLAADFNGDRRTDFYVANDGMLNFLWINRGDGTFQEDGLFTGTAVNRNGKAEASMGVDAADFDGDGDLDLFMTHLAGETNTLYINDGSALFEDRTLDRALAESSLPFTSFGTAWLDYDHDGRLDLVVVNGAVTFDDRRSTPADPYPLGQSNQLFRQLADGRFAEVGKAAGAAFALSEVSRGLACGDLDNDGDQDLVQINNSGPARLLLNRAGSTARWIGFEVRDGTGHALGARVELRDKAGKSRWSRVRRDGSYASSHDPRVVFGLGDGFAVAAVRVHWPDGEVETWPAPENGRYTRLIRGAAPSEEKKP from the coding sequence ATGACCCGCCTTCTCACCAGATCGCCGGCTGCGAGCCTTCTCGCGATCGCCTGGATCTGCCTCGCGACCGCGACCACCCCAGCCAACGGCCAGGTTTTCGAAGACGCCACCACCGCTGCGGGACTGAGCTTCGAGCATTTCAACGGCATGACCGGTGAGTTGTATTTTCCCGAGATCGCCGGTTCCGGCGCGGCCCTCCTCGACTACGACGGCGATGGTGACCTCGACCTCTACCTGGTTCAGGGAAGCTTCCTCGACCCTGCCAAGAAGGCCGAGGACGCTCTGCTTCAGCCACCCGCCAAAGGCGGCGACCGGTTGTTTCGCAATGACCTCGGCAAAGATGGCAAGGTCCGTTTCCGGGACGTCACGGCGACCGCCGGCCTGCGCGCCGACGGCTACGGCATGGGGGTCGCCGCCGGCGACTACGACAACGATGGCCACGTCGACCTCTATGTCGCCAATTACGGCTCCAACCAGCTATGGCGCAACCGCGGCGACGGCACCTTCGAAGACGTCACCGCCAAGAGCGGCACGGACGATGAACGCTGGTCCGTCGCCGCCACCTTCAGCGACTACGACGGCGACGGTCGCCTCGACCTCTTCATCCTCAACTATGTGCAGTTCGACCGCGCCAACAAGGTCCGCTGCTACGAGTCGAGTAGCCGACGCGACTACTGCGGTCCTTCGTCTTTCCCGCCGGAACCGGACCGTCTGCTGCGCAACCGTGGCGATGGCACCTTCGAAGACGTCTCCCTGAAAAGTGGCATCGGCCGCCAGAAGGGTGCCGGCCTCGGTGTCCTGGCCGCCGACTTCAACGGCGACCGCCGAACCGACTTCTACGTCGCCAACGACGGCATGCTGAACTTCCTGTGGATCAACCGCGGCGACGGCACCTTCCAGGAGGACGGTCTGTTCACCGGCACCGCCGTCAACCGCAACGGCAAGGCCGAAGCCAGCATGGGGGTGGACGCCGCCGACTTCGATGGTGACGGCGACCTCGATCTCTTCATGACCCACCTGGCGGGCGAGACCAACACCCTCTACATCAACGACGGTAGCGCCCTGTTCGAGGACCGCACCCTCGACCGTGCCCTGGCCGAGAGCAGCCTGCCCTTCACCTCCTTCGGCACCGCCTGGCTGGACTACGACCACGACGGCCGCCTCGACCTGGTGGTGGTCAACGGCGCGGTCACCTTCGACGATCGCCGCTCCACCCCGGCGGACCCCTACCCCCTCGGCCAGAGCAACCAGCTCTTCCGGCAGCTCGCCGACGGTCGTTTCGCCGAAGTCGGCAAGGCAGCCGGGGCGGCCTTCGCCCTGTCCGAGGTCAGTCGCGGCCTGGCCTGCGGCGACCTCGACAACGACGGTGACCAGGACCTCGTTCAGATCAACAACAGCGGCCCGGCCCGGTTGCTTCTCAACCGCGCCGGAAGCACCGCTCGCTGGATCGGCTTCGAAGTCCGCGACGGCACGGGCCACGCCCTGGGGGCGAGGGTCGAGCTGCGCGACAAGGCGGGCAAGAGCCGCTGGAGCCGAGTTCGCCGGGACGGCAGCTATGCCTCTTCGCACGACCCCCGGGTGGTCTTCGGCCTCGGCGACGGTTTCGCCGTCGCGGCGGTGCGAGTCCACTGGCCCGATGGTGAAGTCGAGACCTGGCCGGCTCCCGAAAACGGCCGCTACACGCGCCTGATACGAGGTGCGGCCCCGTCCGAGGAGAAGAAACCGTGA
- a CDS encoding tetratricopeptide repeat protein produces the protein MIATRVFILLTCLGLGSVAALVGQSAAPTAGSDDRPPNLLMVPSFDIDALEDEVAEQIRVQRVDLQSTLRRADSSRAAKGAAFGEMGRVFHAYGLRRQAEVCYRNALLFHTEDFRWHYLLAFLRQREGNLEGAEASYRDSLEHLPESVSARVHLGEIYLEQSRLEDAERMFSEARDLGLQNGAAEAGLGQVALSRKDYQRAVDELSRALELAPLARRLHYPLGLAYRGLGNDEKARWHLARRGDVGVRPPDPLIDDLESLKSGERVHLQRGRQAFRAGDYGAAVESYEKAVAAQPESARARVNLAAALSALGRTDEAEEELEAALLISPNNPTARFNLGTLLASRKAYALALEHLDKAARLAPKDVGIRLELARALESSGRQGEALTEYQKCRQLDPVQESAWLGEARVLTARDDWPAARQVLAEAHRTLPEAGLIAHALARLLAGAPDEAVRNGAVAVDLAKRVWDALPDPEHAATLALALAESGQCQEAAKLLAQNLGDSPTPETHAALARYAAGPPCRPPVGSP, from the coding sequence GTGATCGCGACCCGTGTCTTTATCCTGCTCACCTGTCTTGGCCTCGGCAGCGTGGCGGCCCTGGTCGGCCAGAGCGCAGCGCCCACGGCCGGCTCCGACGACCGCCCCCCCAATCTCCTGATGGTGCCCTCCTTCGACATCGACGCCCTGGAAGACGAGGTCGCCGAGCAGATCCGCGTCCAGCGGGTGGATCTCCAGTCCACTTTGCGCCGCGCCGACTCCAGCCGCGCCGCCAAGGGCGCTGCCTTTGGCGAAATGGGGCGGGTCTTCCACGCCTACGGCCTGCGCCGTCAAGCAGAGGTCTGCTACCGCAACGCCCTTCTCTTCCACACCGAGGACTTTCGCTGGCACTATCTCCTCGCCTTTCTGCGCCAGCGAGAGGGCAACCTCGAAGGCGCCGAAGCGAGCTATCGGGATTCTCTCGAGCATCTGCCGGAGAGCGTGTCCGCCCGCGTCCACCTGGGCGAGATCTATCTCGAGCAGAGTCGCCTCGAAGACGCCGAACGGATGTTCAGCGAAGCTCGCGACCTGGGGCTCCAGAACGGCGCCGCCGAAGCCGGCCTCGGGCAGGTCGCGCTGTCGCGGAAGGACTACCAGCGCGCTGTCGACGAGCTCAGCCGCGCTCTCGAGCTCGCTCCCCTGGCGCGCCGCCTCCACTACCCCTTGGGCCTCGCCTACCGTGGCCTCGGCAACGATGAAAAGGCGCGCTGGCACCTCGCCCGTCGCGGCGACGTCGGGGTGCGGCCACCGGACCCGCTGATCGACGATCTCGAGTCTCTGAAGAGCGGCGAGCGAGTGCACCTGCAGCGTGGCCGCCAGGCTTTCCGCGCCGGCGACTACGGCGCCGCCGTCGAGAGCTACGAGAAGGCCGTTGCGGCGCAACCGGAAAGCGCCCGGGCGCGCGTCAACCTGGCAGCCGCCCTTTCCGCCCTCGGCCGCACCGACGAGGCCGAAGAGGAGCTCGAGGCCGCCTTGCTGATCTCCCCCAACAACCCGACGGCACGCTTCAATCTCGGCACCCTGCTGGCGAGCCGCAAGGCTTACGCCCTTGCCCTCGAGCACCTCGACAAGGCCGCCCGCCTGGCACCCAAGGACGTCGGCATTCGACTCGAGCTGGCCCGCGCCCTCGAGTCCTCCGGGCGGCAAGGCGAAGCCCTCACGGAGTACCAGAAGTGTCGCCAGCTCGATCCCGTGCAGGAATCGGCCTGGCTCGGCGAGGCGCGGGTGCTGACCGCTCGCGACGACTGGCCGGCCGCCAGGCAAGTCCTCGCCGAGGCTCACCGGACGCTTCCCGAGGCCGGCCTGATCGCCCACGCCCTCGCCCGGTTGCTCGCCGGCGCTCCGGACGAAGCGGTGCGCAACGGCGCGGTGGCCGTCGACCTGGCGAAGCGGGTCTGGGACGCGCTGCCGGATCCGGAGCACGCCGCCACCCTCGCCCTCGCCCTCGCCGAATCGGGCCAGTGCCAAGAGGCCGCCAAGCTGCTGGCGCAGAATCTCGGCGACTCGCCGACTCCGGAGACTCACGCCGCCTTGGCCCGCTACGCCGCCGGCCCGCCCTGCCGTCCGCCCGTCGGCTCGCCCTGA
- a CDS encoding methyltransferase domain-containing protein produces MANPHSQADDAERRRLEQEIARYRDCVDVHDLPAIYHFWSHRWVLPKLQACGYEGVDHFFSSHIAAQCQSGGRGKTHQVVSIGAGNCDLEVRLAEQLRADGVTNFRFRCLELNPFMIERGQELAKQAKVDEHFRFDVLDIDDWQPEEPVSVCLANHSLHHIVDLESLFAKIHRAIGQEGVFLTNDMIGRNGHMRWPEALALVNEIWLEMPQRYKYNHQLSRWEEEYENWDCSVEGNEGIRAQDIMPLLLETFAFESCVAFGNLVDIFVDRSFGHNFDPEKAEDLAFIERVAELDEAKIDGGELKPTHLLAAMRARPVAATRAYRHWTPDFCVRWPDRAPEPRPGVVPAEAPPQVAATRAPSDDEQAILAREWFYEFTLPSGRRTRSYAPAKVREIHRSRETMLFAELERRLGSSAWPRLRCLDLACHQGYFAAALAQHGAQHVLGVDGRRRHVEDARQMSRALGLGNASFLTADLQQIRPEALGRYDLTLLFGVLYHLEDLISVLRLARAVSRDLCVIETQVGPDLSGSIEWGSVDYRQPIVGALSLVDERRDSERPEHGESSLQGLSVVPSLNGLSWLLRAVGFSEVEVLEPPPDAYEQIARGQRVMVVAS; encoded by the coding sequence ATGGCAAATCCCCATTCCCAGGCCGACGACGCCGAGCGCCGCCGTCTCGAGCAAGAGATCGCCCGCTACCGCGACTGCGTGGACGTCCACGACCTTCCCGCCATCTACCATTTCTGGAGCCACCGCTGGGTCTTGCCGAAGCTCCAGGCCTGTGGCTATGAAGGCGTCGACCATTTCTTCAGCTCGCACATCGCCGCCCAATGCCAGAGTGGGGGCCGCGGCAAGACCCATCAGGTGGTCAGCATCGGAGCCGGCAACTGCGACCTCGAGGTACGCCTCGCCGAGCAGCTCCGCGCCGACGGCGTCACCAACTTCCGCTTTCGCTGCCTCGAGCTCAATCCCTTCATGATCGAGCGCGGCCAAGAGCTGGCGAAGCAGGCGAAAGTCGACGAGCACTTCCGCTTCGACGTCCTCGACATCGACGATTGGCAACCCGAGGAGCCGGTGTCGGTGTGCCTCGCCAACCACTCCCTGCACCACATCGTCGACCTCGAGAGCCTGTTCGCCAAGATCCACCGCGCCATCGGCCAGGAGGGCGTGTTCCTCACCAACGACATGATCGGGCGCAACGGTCACATGCGCTGGCCCGAAGCTCTCGCCCTGGTGAACGAGATCTGGTTGGAAATGCCGCAGCGCTACAAGTACAACCACCAGCTCTCGCGCTGGGAAGAGGAGTACGAGAACTGGGACTGCTCCGTCGAAGGCAACGAGGGGATTCGAGCCCAGGACATCATGCCGCTGCTCCTCGAGACCTTCGCCTTCGAGAGCTGCGTCGCCTTCGGCAACCTGGTCGACATCTTCGTCGACCGTTCCTTCGGCCACAACTTCGACCCCGAGAAGGCTGAAGACCTGGCCTTCATCGAGCGCGTCGCCGAGCTCGACGAGGCCAAGATCGACGGCGGCGAGCTCAAGCCGACCCACTTGCTGGCGGCGATGCGCGCCCGGCCGGTGGCGGCGACCCGGGCCTACCGCCACTGGACGCCGGACTTCTGTGTCCGCTGGCCGGACCGGGCTCCCGAGCCGCGGCCAGGGGTGGTGCCGGCCGAGGCTCCGCCCCAGGTGGCGGCGACCCGCGCCCCATCGGACGACGAACAGGCGATTCTGGCGCGCGAGTGGTTCTACGAGTTCACCCTGCCGAGCGGTCGCCGCACCCGCAGCTATGCACCGGCCAAGGTGCGCGAGATCCATCGCAGCCGCGAGACGATGCTGTTCGCCGAGCTCGAGCGCCGGCTGGGGTCTTCCGCCTGGCCGCGGCTACGCTGTCTCGATCTCGCCTGCCATCAGGGCTACTTCGCCGCCGCCCTGGCGCAGCACGGAGCGCAACATGTGCTGGGCGTCGATGGCCGCCGCCGCCACGTCGAGGACGCCCGCCAGATGTCGCGCGCTCTGGGCCTCGGCAACGCCTCGTTTCTGACCGCCGATCTGCAGCAGATCCGGCCCGAGGCACTCGGCCGCTACGACCTCACCTTGCTCTTCGGTGTGCTCTACCACCTCGAGGATCTGATCAGCGTGCTGCGGCTGGCGCGCGCCGTCAGCCGCGATCTCTGTGTGATCGAGACCCAGGTCGGTCCCGACCTCTCCGGCAGCATCGAGTGGGGCTCCGTCGACTACCGACAGCCGATCGTCGGCGCCCTCTCCCTGGTCGATGAGCGCCGCGACAGCGAGCGCCCGGAGCACGGCGAGTCGAGTCTGCAGGGCCTCTCGGTGGTGCCCTCTCTCAACGGCTTGTCGTGGCTGCTGCGCGCCGTCGGTTTTTCCGAGGTCGAGGTCCTCGAGCCGCCGCCGGACGCCTATGAGCAGATCGCTCGCGGTCAGCGGGTGATGGTCGTGGCGTCATGA
- a CDS encoding sulfatase gives MICLAGCAPSAELAPPAPVEKPFGEIPGVVLVLIDTLRADHVGVYGSTRQLTPQLDRLAEEGIVFENAIAPSAWTRSSVAAMFTSRYPSSIGVFGREDAIAPEAVTLAEALRDRGGFQTIAVSTNKNAGRPFGFAQGFDRFEVPDLYAGYPGDYEIYTAEGVTLKALQMVDELRPGQPFFLFLHYVDPHDPYLPHPGLLTEPEPPGRFNGSRADLRRLDRLPAGERTADDVARIRHLYAGEVKYCDHWVGKLREGLAERGLDDKVLWLVTSDHGEGLWDHGLRGHGYDLYEEMIQVPLILKAPTAAGPPPRARVSQPVSLIDIAPTVLRVVGLPSPGDFRGADLLAVDDRSRRQELVYSEVELDGRNYETLRRRSLKLIRNRGRVAKVDALELYDLEQDPSERTNLNRRRNRERSELARLLGGLAKELQEDVIGSGRIGLDELDDETRKGLQALGYLGADGRVEGRPRRPSAAGPEQPLPVLDFTREDHPGDQVLEGYYAPENGRRWMAGRSSALLGRVTERQWRIKGWVDLAAHGQDELTLTLQFDGEGGEVRTVSESGWFHLEGGLPPWVLGRDRVRVDIECDNDFAPPGGDRRFLCAVIESIGLYD, from the coding sequence ATGATCTGCCTCGCCGGGTGTGCGCCGTCGGCCGAACTTGCGCCGCCAGCGCCGGTGGAGAAGCCCTTCGGTGAGATCCCGGGCGTCGTCCTGGTGCTGATCGACACGCTGCGCGCCGACCACGTCGGCGTCTACGGCTCGACGCGCCAACTGACGCCCCAGCTCGATCGCCTGGCCGAGGAAGGGATCGTGTTCGAGAACGCGATCGCTCCGTCCGCCTGGACGCGCTCGTCGGTGGCTGCGATGTTCACCTCGCGATACCCATCCTCGATCGGAGTCTTCGGGCGAGAGGACGCCATCGCGCCGGAGGCGGTCACCCTGGCCGAGGCTCTGCGCGATCGGGGCGGCTTCCAGACCATCGCCGTCAGCACCAACAAGAACGCTGGCCGGCCCTTCGGCTTCGCCCAGGGGTTCGACCGCTTCGAGGTGCCCGATCTCTATGCCGGATATCCCGGGGACTATGAGATCTACACCGCCGAAGGAGTGACTCTCAAGGCCCTGCAGATGGTCGACGAGCTGCGACCCGGCCAGCCGTTTTTTCTCTTCCTGCACTATGTCGATCCCCATGACCCCTACTTGCCCCACCCGGGGCTGCTGACGGAGCCCGAGCCGCCGGGGCGCTTCAACGGCTCGCGGGCCGATCTGCGGCGCCTCGATCGCCTGCCCGCGGGCGAGCGCACCGCCGACGATGTCGCCCGCATTCGTCACCTCTATGCCGGCGAGGTGAAGTACTGCGATCACTGGGTCGGAAAGTTGCGCGAAGGGCTGGCGGAGCGTGGCCTCGACGACAAGGTGCTGTGGCTGGTGACTTCGGATCATGGCGAGGGATTGTGGGATCACGGACTTCGCGGGCACGGCTACGACCTCTACGAAGAGATGATCCAGGTGCCCTTGATTCTCAAGGCTCCGACGGCCGCCGGTCCACCGCCACGGGCGCGGGTGAGCCAGCCGGTCAGCCTGATCGACATTGCGCCAACCGTGTTGCGCGTCGTCGGCCTGCCATCGCCGGGAGACTTTCGCGGTGCCGACCTGCTGGCGGTGGACGACCGCAGCCGGCGCCAGGAGCTGGTCTACTCCGAGGTCGAGCTCGACGGCCGCAACTACGAAACGCTGCGGCGGCGCTCCCTCAAGCTGATCCGCAACCGCGGCCGAGTGGCGAAGGTCGACGCCCTCGAGCTCTACGATCTCGAGCAGGACCCCAGCGAGCGCACCAACCTCAATCGGCGGCGCAACCGCGAGCGCTCGGAGCTGGCGCGGCTGCTCGGCGGCCTCGCCAAGGAGCTCCAGGAAGACGTCATCGGCAGCGGTCGAATCGGCCTCGACGAGCTCGACGACGAGACCCGGAAAGGGTTGCAGGCGTTGGGTTACCTGGGGGCCGACGGGCGCGTCGAAGGGCGGCCTCGCCGACCCTCCGCGGCGGGCCCCGAACAACCGCTGCCGGTGCTCGACTTCACCCGCGAGGATCATCCCGGCGATCAGGTTCTCGAGGGCTACTACGCTCCCGAGAACGGACGCCGGTGGATGGCCGGTCGGTCGTCGGCGCTGCTGGGGCGGGTCACCGAACGACAGTGGCGGATCAAGGGGTGGGTCGATCTCGCCGCCCATGGTCAGGACGAGCTCACCCTCACCCTGCAGTTCGACGGCGAGGGTGGGGAAGTCCGCACGGTGAGCGAATCGGGATGGTTTCATCTCGAAGGCGGCTTGCCGCCGTGGGTTCTCGGCCGCGACCGGGTGCGTGTCGACATCGAGTGCGACAACGATTTCGCCCCTCCCGGCGGCGACCGCCGGTTCCTCTGCGCCGTGATCGAGTCGATCGGCCTCTACGACTGA